The following proteins are encoded in a genomic region of Odontesthes bonariensis isolate fOdoBon6 chromosome 19, fOdoBon6.hap1, whole genome shotgun sequence:
- the c19h11orf68 gene encoding UPF0696 protein C11orf68 homolog, with protein MEEEEAPGDGEVKTTFAAESYAAEAMAADMDPWIVFDSRRTPRSEFDGWLESNRPSQVHRFGDEEGGLSPVGWIAVLGPNHCPSGGDVVGLQESWEKLLASCRPVTFQTVKELALNHGVLTGKWLMHLDPGFKLDHAWECVARAALEGKISLVKVSPFDPKGEAKQVICAYNQNFTDENEVIKLDSIIRATGVKCPLSYKPDAYTNLGIYRNNRWKLCPTIYESKFDLECVPRRSHIINKVTNLEVT; from the coding sequence atggaggaggaagaggccCCTGGGGATGGAGAGGTGAAGACCACCTTTGCTGCAGAGAGCTATGCCGCTGAGGCAATGGCTGCGGACATGGATCCCTGGATTGTTTTCGACTCCAGAAGAACTCCCCGATCCGAGTTTGATGGTTGGCTAGAGAGCAACAGGCCATCGCAAGTGCACCGATTTGGTGATGAGGAAGGTGGCCTCAGCCCTGTGGGGTGGATCGCCGTGTTGGGTCCCAACCACTGCCCCAGCGGTGGAGATGTTGTAGGTCTCCAGGAAAGTTGGGAGAAACTTTTGGCCAGCTGCCGGCCTGTCACCTTCCAGACAGTGAAAGAGCTGGCCTTGAACCACGGGGTGCTCACAGGCAAATGGCTGATGCACTTGGACCCGGGTTTCAAGTTGGACCACGCATGGGAGTGTGTGGCCAGAGCAGCTCTAGAGGGAAAGATCTCCCTTGTTAAAGTAAGTCCCTTTGATCCCAAGGGAGAAGCCAAGCAAGTCATATGTGCCTATAACCAGAACTTCACTGATGAGAATGAGGTTATAAAGCTGGACTCCATCATCCGTGCCACGGGGGTGAAATGCCCCCTATCATACAAGCCAGATGCTTACACAAACCTGGGAATCTACCGAAACAATCGCTGGAAGCTGTGCCCTACCATTTATGAGAGCAAATTCGACCTGGAGTGCGTGCCCAGGCGTTCCCACATTATCAACAAAGTCACCAATCTCGAAGTAACATAA